One Methanophagales archaeon genomic window carries:
- the yjjX gene encoding inosine/xanthosine triphosphatase has protein sequence MKLNAAKEAFSIFFNKVEVAGIAVDSKVSSQPVGDETFEGAENRALELRARNEEKLLNANFFVGIEGGIIELFNRWFVFGVMCIMDERGMKSYGCTPLFESPSCITEELLRGIELGDVMDELTGEDDTKQKQGAIGYFTRGVMDRKQYYVDGLIVALIPFLNRDLYLQSQSR, from the coding sequence GTGAAACTGAATGCAGCAAAGGAAGCGTTTTCCATATTCTTCAATAAAGTGGAAGTAGCAGGTATAGCTGTGGATAGTAAGGTATCCAGCCAGCCGGTGGGTGATGAGACATTCGAGGGCGCTGAGAATCGAGCTTTAGAATTGAGAGCCCGTAATGAAGAGAAGCTGTTAAATGCAAACTTCTTCGTGGGCATTGAGGGCGGGATAATAGAGCTATTCAACAGGTGGTTTGTATTTGGTGTGATGTGTATCATGGACGAGCGGGGCATGAAAAGCTATGGCTGTACCCCTCTCTTTGAATCACCATCGTGTATAACCGAGGAGCTTTTGAGGGGTATAGAACTCGGTGACGTGATGGACGAGCTGACGGGCGAGGATGATACGAAACAGAAACAGGGTGCAATCGGATATTTCACCAGAGGTGTTATGGACAGGAAACAGTATTACGTTGATGGGTTAATAGTTGCCTTAATCCCTTTCTTGAATCGGGATTTGTATCTTCAATCTCAATCTCGCTGA
- a CDS encoding DUF1015 family protein, whose amino-acid sequence MVEIKPFKATILNPEVANRDELICPVYDTIDAAQYARYSPRRDNVIHFTTRRQGMSEREFVSYARENLERMFNEGILIECENPALYIYGISYKLSSELMNQIHEENRRETYFAFGLVALVKLEKLNEHLIFGHENTFESNTDERYRLMKECGMNFAPIVAAYKMPHHKINRIFERYIGFSMPGMSVEKKPLVDVSLNGSRHLLWEISDDELVEEIQQLMLDRKIMILDGHHRYTASYWLSKSGGPAYTLMMLLEEDDSALLLLPWHRCLRRCRMHTLWEQIRSNFYVEACDDGDGDGDSIYAKLRECNSDFDVRVCMYDRENFYLLRADERKIRDLSEKKGERVGLDVISLHEWLIEPVLEGNPAEELIFTASPGEAIEGVNNGTFRVAFFLKPPKMADVEYKAMVEKRDLPQKSTLFLPKVAEGVVMWRFQRD is encoded by the coding sequence ATGGTGGAGATAAAACCGTTCAAGGCGACGATATTGAACCCGGAAGTGGCAAATCGAGACGAACTCATTTGTCCCGTCTATGACACTATTGACGCCGCTCAATACGCGAGATATTCGCCCAGAAGGGATAATGTCATCCACTTCACCACCAGGCGTCAGGGTATGAGTGAGCGCGAATTTGTGAGTTATGCACGTGAGAATTTAGAGCGTATGTTCAACGAGGGAATCCTGATAGAGTGTGAGAATCCCGCATTGTATATTTACGGAATCAGTTATAAACTCTCAAGCGAGCTCATGAACCAGATCCATGAAGAGAATAGAAGAGAGACTTATTTCGCTTTTGGACTCGTGGCACTGGTGAAGCTTGAGAAATTGAATGAACATCTTATATTTGGGCACGAGAATACCTTTGAATCCAATACAGATGAGCGATACCGGCTGATGAAGGAATGTGGCATGAATTTCGCACCGATTGTTGCAGCTTATAAGATGCCACACCATAAAATAAACCGTATTTTTGAACGCTACATAGGGTTTTCAATGCCAGGAATGTCAGTAGAGAAGAAGCCACTTGTAGATGTCTCCCTGAATGGTAGTCGGCACCTACTCTGGGAGATCTCAGATGATGAACTCGTGGAAGAGATTCAGCAGCTGATGCTTGACCGGAAGATAATGATTCTGGACGGGCATCACCGGTATACAGCCTCTTACTGGCTGAGTAAGAGTGGAGGACCAGCATATACATTGATGATGCTCCTCGAAGAGGACGATAGTGCACTCTTATTGCTGCCCTGGCACCGATGTTTAAGGAGATGCCGCATGCATACACTGTGGGAGCAGATAAGATCGAATTTCTACGTTGAAGCCTGTGATGATGGAGATGGAGATGGTGATAGTATCTACGCAAAGCTTCGTGAATGCAATAGCGATTTTGATGTCAGAGTATGCATGTATGATCGTGAGAATTTCTATCTGCTGCGCGCTGATGAGCGAAAGATAAGAGATCTCTCAGAGAAGAAGGGCGAACGAGTCGGGCTGGATGTAATAAGCCTCCATGAATGGCTCATTGAGCCTGTACTTGAAGGCAATCCAGCAGAGGAACTTATCTTCACTGCCAGTCCAGGAGAAGCGATAGAGGGGGTGAATAATGGTACTTTCAGAGTTGCTTTCTTCCTGAAACCGCCGAAGATGGCGGATGTTGAATATAAAGCGATGGTGGAGAAGAGGGATTTACCTCAAAAGTCCACACTCTTCCTGCCGAAAGTAGCAGAGGGCGTTGTGATGTGGAGGTTTCAGCGAGATTGA